One genomic region from Pyxicephalus adspersus chromosome 1, UCB_Pads_2.0, whole genome shotgun sequence encodes:
- the LOC140327233 gene encoding twist-related protein 2-like, with protein sequence MKEEGACPDSPEGSLVTSEEEAERQQRKAIRKRTILVGKAGDGRVSLSPPCKRSKRSPHLETFEDVQTQRIIANVRERQRTQSLNDAFAELRKIIPTLPSDKLSKIQTLKLASRYIDFLYQVLQSDELDHKIASCNYLAHERLSYAFSVWRMEGAWSMSTSH encoded by the coding sequence ATGAAAGAAGAAGGAGCATGCCCCGACTCCCCTGAAGGCAGCCTGGTAACCAGTGAGGAAGAGGCTGAGCGCCAACAAAGAAAGGCCATACGTAAGCGCACAATACTGGTGGGCAAAGCTGGTGATGGGAGGGTGTCCCTATCACCACCATGTAAGCGCAGCAAAAGAAGTCCCCATTTAGAAACATTTGAGGATGTACAAACGCAGAGAATCATTGCCAATGTCAGAGAGCGGCAACGTACACAGTCCTTAAATGACGCTTTTGCAGAGCTGCGCAAGATCATCCCTACCTTGCCATCTGATAAACTCAGCAAGATACAGACCCTGAAGCTGGCTTCACGCTATATTGATTTCCTGTATCAAGTCTTGCAGAGTGATGAGTTGGACCACAAGATTGCAAGTTGTAACTACCTTGCCCATGAAAGACTTAGCTACGCCTTCTCTGTCTGGAGAATGGAAGGTGCCTGGTCCATGTCAACATCCCACTGA